Part of the Triticum urartu cultivar G1812 chromosome 2, Tu2.1, whole genome shotgun sequence genome, ACTTTCTGAGTGTTCGTCGGTTACATTATCCATTGGATTATGGAGTCAGGCACGACATCGACGCAGGATAAGGCAGCGGGTGCTTGGCCCTTTCTCTGCAAAAAAGTAAATCGTTTAATGCAACAGGTGCTGATTTTTCGGGCTATCGGTGCCTTAATTAATTAACCACTAACATTGAGGGAGGGGAATGCGTGTACGTAGACGTCTAGCGTAACACATGCTCTTAATATCGGCAAGTGAAACGCATACGGAGCATTGCAACGGATTTTCGGAGAAATCCTAACAGATCATTTTATCTTGGGTGCGAATCATTTTCAAACTCAAATCATTGCAAATTTCATTGCTCTTGTAGCATTTCATAGAATTCACCATACGGCAGCTGCACCTGGAAACTCCGCCGCAGCAGCAAACCCCCGGCCGACAGAATCAAGAATGTGCACGCGTTGGCACAGGAGACACCGTGGCAGGCTGGTCGCTGCGGTTGATGAAATCCTATCAGCCAAGTGGACGGCAGGCGCCCACTTGGGCTCTCCAAGTGGCCAACTCGGCAACTGGCAACCGCAGCCGTACCGCGTGCGTCAATCGCTTTCGCTCGCGCACTGCGTTGCTCGCCATCATCGTCGCCCACTTGCACGCTCGCAGCCAGGGCCTAAACAAGAGACCCAGCAGGCTAAGCTGGCCTGGTAAAAAGCCCATATATCATAGCGGGCCTAAAAGAGAAACAACACGCATAACACACATGGGCTCTAGCATTCACCTAAAAAAAAACAAATGGGCTCTAGCACCTCACAGTGCGTTTGGTTTAAGAGTTTAGCACGCGTAGCCTGCAATTTAGAGGGGGGAAAAAACAAGCGCGTATCCTGCAGATTCACAAGCTCCTGAAACTGAAAGAGGAAGAATGATTTGAATCAAGAGCTGATCCAACACGCAGGGGCACCCGTAAAGCACATGCACATATACACTTACGAATTCGCAATGCACGTATGGACTATTATTGATCACCGCATATATATTTACAGTGatgaaaagaaaagaattctCCTACAGAATATAGGTACTTTGTAGATCTAAATCGCCAGCACACTTGTAGTATAAGACACTAACCTAACATGTAAATATATCCTATCCCTCACTATGCTCAAACTACTAGATTTTGTGATTTTTGACAGCTAATTCATCATCTCGACCGGACTTCATATCGATGGATCCTCTTGCTTCTACTGCTTCCTCGAACTACTCGGAACTCTGGCTTCTACAGTGATGGCTCTGCAAAGGGGGGGAAACACGTATCAGACTATAGATCATACGACAAATTAAACACTAGCAAGCATGGCCAAATTATTTAGTGAAGGCAGAACTTCCAAAGGGAACAGTAGTTACTTGGGGATGGGGCTGCTGGGGCGGTAGGAGGGTCCAGTGGTGGCACAGATGCCGCTGTCATAACATAGACAAAAAGTCAATATCCTCCTCCAATCATGCTAATAACAGTGCCAAAAATACTGACGATCGGCCGGCTACGATGACTTACTGGCGCACTGGGCAATCGTCTGCATTGGCAGCGGGACGGCGCAGTTTCCGGGGAGCGACATCATGCGCATGAAGTCCATCGGCGCGGGCATGATCTTGTTGATGTCGCCGTTCAGGCCGTGGCAGAGGCAGATGGGGGCGTTGTCCACCAGGGACTTGAAGGCGCCGCAGCACGCCGCCGGGGGCGTCGCCACGCTGGTGTTGGTGAGGTAGCCCATGCATGGCGTCAGCCCCATCAACGGCGTCAGGCACTCCGTGGGCTGCGACGGCGGGGTAGCTGGTGAGACCGTGGCCGGCGGTGGGGAAGCAGGGACGGATGGAGTTGGGTTGCTGATCACTGGGCTCGCTGGCGGCGGGGAAGCAGGGACGGATGGCGGTGGGTTGCTGATCACTGGGGTCGGTGGCGGTGGGGAAGCAGGGACGGATGGCGGTGGGTTGCTGATCACTGGGGTCGGTGGCGGCGGGGAAGCAGGGACGGATGGGGGCGGGTTGCTGATCaccggggtcggcggcggcggtggggaaGCTGCGGGGGGAGGTGGCGATGGAATAACAACCGGGGAGCACGCGGGCTTGACTCTGATGGCGGACGACGGCTGCGCGGCCGCGAGCAGGACGGCCAAGGCGAGGAGCAAGGCGGAGGCGGGCTTGGACGGCGCCATCTCGTGCATGCGCTGCGCGGAGGCTTACGATCGGCTACTGGGTTTTGCGGTCTGTGGTGCGAAGAACCAACGGGGTGCATGGCGGCCATTTTATAGGAGGGAATGGGGACGAGATAGGGCGTTTGAACAGCGCTGGCCGATCGCATCACCAAGGGACTCTTCGTTTTGTTTTGCGTCACTCTTATCTCAGTCGATCTGAGATACGGCGTTTGAACGGCATTGCCTGCGTTAAAATGGTGGCGGCAGCGGCAAAATCAGGTGTTGGAGCGAAGGACTCCTCAAGTTTACGGGATATAACAAGATATCACCGTGCCATTATGGTTGCAGATAAATTGTTAAGAGTAAAGTTCACGGGATATACCAGCGTTTGAACTGAGACTTGCAAATCTGCTCAAAGTCGTCTGTTCGAACCTAAAGCCGACGTGTGCTTGGGCCTCGATCGGGGGTGTTGGACGCTTACTACTCCCTTCTAGCATGTATCCGCTGAAAAAAATGGTCACCAACCAAACACCCAGATCACCCAGATGAGGGAAAACTCACGTTTAAACCTTCATTATCAAACGTATTGCTTGGGTCAGATCAAGGAGCAACAGGTGATCAAAACTTTCGGGCAAACTGTAAATTATGCATTCCTTAGCTCTTTCAACAGATAATTATCCTACGTCAAAGATGTTGTTCTTGTTCATCATGCTGATATAACGTTTTTGttatgtaagtgcatctagtgccacccctaattggttttggagtattgacaacaaacctgGTCGAgagactaatgtgtttgtgagaattgcaggataacacaggtagtagtccctcattgattcggtttacctaccggagatgaccccttaaaatgtatgaagacattgaagacaaaggtggtatgtgaaggtattcacattgaagtctatgacaaaagaagacattgtgtgaagactatggagcacgaagacttagttgtttagttgtttcgttttcttctttgttgagtcataggaaccacagtactgttaagtggggtccaagtaaaccagtcagaatgactgaagtgatgcttaaccaaaatcctatgtcttcgagcgaagataatgagagcaaatcttatccagagctggataagtcagctttgcttgtagctcaactaaaattgtcgtgtgtgtttgaaatctgaccgttggaacacgttcAGTTCCTTaatgacccagggtcatttcagacatatcaggtcgggttgcctagtggctataaatagcccaccccctacaccataaattggttggctgctcagagttagtgcatggcttttgtcatttgagagcaacccacctcgaagtctttgagagagaaatccttgtgaggacaaagcccaaacactcagagccaaagagtgttaggcatcactgaagtcttcctgtctgtgtgatctgaagacttattacacttgaggactgagggagtcctggattagggggtgttcgggtagccggactataccttcagccgaactccaggactatgaagatacaagattgaagactccgtcccgtgtccggatgggactttccttggcgtggaaggcaagcttgggaTTGCGGATATTCaaaatctcctaccattgtaaccgactttgtgtaaccctaaccctcttcggtgtctatataaaccggagggttttagtccgtaggacaacttcatcatacaacaatcataccataggctagcttttagggtttagcctccttgatctcgtggtagatctactcttgtactacccatatcatcaatatttaatcaagcaggacgtagggttttacctccatcaagagggcccgaacctgggtaaaacattgtgtcccttgactcctgttaccatccggcctagacgcacagttcgggacccctacccgagatccgccggttttgacaccgacattggtgctttcattgagagttcctctgtgtcgtcgctttcaggcccgatggcttcttcggtcatcaaccacgatgcagtccagggtgagacttttctccccggacagatcttcgtcttcggcggcttcgcactgcgggccaactcgcttggtcaccttgggcagatcgaaagttacgcccctggccatcaagtcaggtttagaagcctaaactacacggctgacatccgcggggacttgatcttcgacggattcgagccacagccaagcgtgccgcactgtctcgatgggcatgatatagctctgccgccgaacagcgccttggaggccgcacacgcatcggttccgaccattgattcagagcccactgcgccaatcgaggatcagcggttggacgctgcctcaggggctgcgatctcagaggcgatcgagccgaactccagccccgcactccgcatggcccgtgactccgaggagacggattcctctccgaactccgagccccccgcgcccccgccgatcgaatccgattgggcgccgataatggagttcaccgccgcggacatctttcagcactcgcccttcggtgacatcctgaattctctaaagtctctctctttatcaggagagccctggccggactacggttagcaaggttgggatacggacgatgaagaaattcaaaacccacccaccacccacttcgtagccactgtcgacgacttaaccgacatgcttgacttcgacttcgaagacatcgacggcatggacgatgatgtaggagacgaacaagaaccagcacctgtagggcgttggaaggccacctcgtcatatgacatatatatggtggatactccaaaggatggagatggtgatggaacagcggtggacaatacctctaagaaacagcccaagcgccggcgtcagcggcgccgctctaaatcccgccaaagcaaaaacggtgattccggcacgggagataatactactccggatagcaccgaagaacaccccctccagtaAAATTCGGCATAgcaggacagagaagccagccctcatgagagggcagcggaccaagaggttgaggacgataattatacgcctccctccgaagacgaggcaagcctcgacgacgacgagttcgtcgtgccagaggatcttgccgaacaagagcgttttaaacgcaggctcatggccacggcaagcagcctcaagaaaaagcggcaacagcttagagctgatcaagatttgctagctgacagatggactgaagtccttgtggccgaagagtatgaactcgaacgcccctccaagagttacccaaagcgtaggctgctaccccgactagaggaggaagcacctacatcaccagcgcatgacatggccgaccggccacctcgtggccgcgatagagaggcctcttggccctccactcaagccatgccccggcaccgcgtcaagcatactaaggcacgggaaaatgcgcccgacctgcgcgacatcctagaggacaaggcaaggcaaacgagatcgatctacggatcgcgcaggcgccccacggcacgtgacggtgatcgtcactccggacgcaatgaatccggccgggccaaactcaacagacaaagctccttcgagctgcgtcgtgatatagcccaatatacagaggcgccgcacacccactatgcttcatagatgaagtaatggatcataaaatccctaagggcttcaaacccgtaaacatcgaatcgtacgatggcacaacagatcctgcggtatggatcgaggattatctccttcatatccacatggcccgcggcgatgatctacacgccatcaaatacctcccactcaaacttaagggaccagcaaactcaatcggttcttgggaggacctggaagccgcattctttgacaacttccagggcacttatgtgcgaccaccggacgccgatgacctaagccacacaattcagtagccagaagaatcggccaggcaattctggacacggttcctaacaaagaaaaaccagatagtcgactgtccggacgcagaggccttagcggccttcaagcataatatccgtgacgagtggctggcccggcacctgggacaggaaaagccgaaatctatggcagccctcacgacactcatgacccgcttttgcgcgggagaagacagctggctagctcacagtaacaacttaaccaagaacactggtaattcgaataccaatgacaaaagtgacaggtcgcgtcggaacaaacaaaagcgtcgcgttaacagcgacagcaacgaggatacggcagttaatgccggattccgaggctacaaatccggtcaacggaaacagccattcaaaagaaaaactcagggcccatccagtttgtaccgaatactcgaccgcttgtgccagatacatggcacccccgaaaagccagccaatcacaccaacagggattgttgggtgttcaagcaggcaggcaagttaagagccgaaaacaaagacaaggggctgcatagcgacgacgaggaggagcccaggctgccgaacaacagtggacagaagggatttcccccgcaagtgcggacggtgaacatgatatacgcaacccacatcccctaagagggagcggaagcgtgcgttacgggacgtatatgcgatggagccggtcgccccaaagttcaacccatggtcctcctgcccgatcatctttgatcgaagggaccaccccactagcatccgtcacggcggcttcgccgcattggttctagaaccaatcattgatggatttcatctcacaagagtcctcatggacggcggcagcagcctgaacctgctttaccaggatacagtgtgaaagatgggcatagatccctcgaggatcaagcccaccaaaacgacctttaaaggcgtcacaccaggtgtagaagccaactgtacaggctcagttacactggaagtggtcttcggatctccggataacttctgaagcgaggagttaatcttcgacatagtcccgttccgtagtggctatcgcgcactgctcgggcgaaccgcattcacaAAATTCAACGCGATACCGccctatgcatacctcaagctcaagatgccaggccctagaggagtaatcatggtcaatgggaacactgaacgctccctccgaacggaggagcacacggcagcgctcgcagcagaagtacaaagcagcctctctaggcagttctccagttcggccttcaaaaagccagACACTGTCAAGTGCGCCCGGAgcaccctacaacaagaccgcctggcacgtttcGAGCTAGCGTAgaaatgcggccccaaccctagccctcgcgatatagcgaaaccagcgcttcgcgtacataactacgctcttgaaataccatgggcacaggggaaggggcactatcacggcacgcccgaaatacggcttaaaccgcaccaggggctgccggattccttctTTTTTCTCTTAGTCTCAgtactccatacttcggacgacccgttaggcaattcaactgccgcacaaacgatgcaagatccagggaagcagacaagccacgccgcatcatggaactcccaggtggtctctattgccagcagtatacctgttttttaatacaattccgcggcctacccctggccaggacatgttaaatagtccaatttattttgcttatcgcactatttgtatcgttcctcTTTCATAGCaacctttctataaacaatgcatagctttttgtctattttttgcattaccctcttttatatatatgtttattaataacatgctgcatccgtacactgtggtacggcaaaatacgccaggggcttcagtacccatcaatatggcgtgagaagtccgtccactttcacaagtgcggcaccccgaacttatagcactatatgcatcggctccgaatcatgatttgggtcaatagttgggtttgctcggctcctatgttttggtgccttacattccgctatatcggctaaggtagcactaggagaaccactgcgattgtgccccagttgagctgggccgagcacctcagtggagaaagctaaaactgactgtcatgatgaggcgagagaccggtcgctgttcgagaggtttttcgattccttaaaggcttatgccgcttcgagcgaggaaccggctttgtccggccaaggcgtggatagcgccccgaactcggtcttctgaatactaggggcttcgccgaaatttaaaattatagagttctatggctaagtgagagtgttcaagcattatagtccaattgccttgttcgttgtgctgaccgcctccctcgacggacccaatcatgggaaaaagagcgctcaggtttatcccgaacaccccagcactagtggcatgggggaagaagccgacgactggccatctctcaattttttgataaacggccgcacagaaagtaatgttttaaattcaagcattgcttagcgcatatgaacaagttttcagcgcacaggataacacaagcgagttcattcaaaaattacatccttggtacattcatccgccacaaggcgggcaccagcaagaacatccttgtaatagttctcgggcttgcgatgctccttccccgacggcggcccgtccttcacaaacTTCTCaacgtccagcttaccccagtgcacctttgcatgggcaagggccctacgggcaccttcgatgcagacggagcgcttgatgacctcgagccttggacaagcctccaccagccgccgcacgagtccgaagtagctcccaggcagggcctctccaggccacagccaaactatgaagcccttcagggtctgttcggccgccttgtggagctcgaccagctgcttcagctggtcgctcaagggcacagggtgtccggcctcagcgtactgagaccagaacaccttctccgtcgagatgccttcctcggctcggtagaatgcgacggcatcggatacgctgcggggaagatctgcgaatgcccctggagagctccggattcgggtaagtaacaagtagtttacttttatatgtctgctttgcatatagaatgccttacccgccgctatctttttcaccgcatccaattcccttcggccttggcagatttggcagttttaagggccgcaacAAGCTCGGAcactcgcgtcttcgagtcgagctccaaactctcatgtttttgcatgagaacctgaagctcttgccgcatgtcgccgacctgcgcctcaaatttctcccgctcggcgCACTCGgtggccgctttcttctcggcctcggacagcgcctgcttgagggtcgccacctcagttgtggcccctacaataagcagtatactcctgtcattttttgcaattgcgccttcctataggcatttttctataaggtatctcttaccttctttctcctcgagattccgtttggcaaggccgagctcttgctcggtccgctcgaggccctgcttcagggcacccacctccgcagtcagtgcgacggtggccagcagcgaagcctgcatacgtctattgactcctttttacttagactcctgcgatatttaatagatcctctattcggcttttctttccgaacgccaaacagagcatcaggggctactgtctatacggtaatatttttacatatttttacttacctcgaagcctgttagaaggctagcacaagcttcattcagtccgcttttggcggaccgaaccttctggaccaccgtactcatgatggcatggtgctcctcgtcgatggaggcgcccttgagctcctccagcagattgtccggcgcttccggttggacggaggacgccggctcagtaggcttgctcctcttggcaggagttcgcctaccgcggtccggaaccgttgatgattccggcgcagtgtccggcttaaagccggacttggagcccaggggggtcttgtccccttcactcctggagtccgggaggtcgcctcgcggctcctcctggaccacctcctctcgccccggagcttgtcgcgacgccacttcggcgtcatccgcagcacagggggaagcagcgggcggaactgaattcacgtccgatgaatccagggagccgctcgacgaatcgtcgagcccgtccttgggtgGACTGAATGATTATATCCGACGTTAGGGAAAGctatgcaacaaaaggaatatcacgagttactctggtatccgaacacttacgatctcgctggacgcttggccctgtccggccactcctcttcgtcctcgtcggcttcggggacgtagtccggcggaggggttttcctcttcttggacccctcggcttcccctactggggcggccttcctcttctctcctccccccgctggagggggagaggtttcttcttcctcctcctcgttttcacgggaggagtgcgtctcggactcgtcggacaacgagtccgacaccaccatatgccgggaactctttacagtccccatggccttcttctccggcaccacataaggtgccggaaccagtagcttctctaggagagcaggggctgggtcttcgggcaagggagccggacagttaatctgtccggacttctcccgccaatcctgtcaaaggtgagggagtttagatcccgcatagagtcaaactatgaaaaaacttaacatgcTGTAAAGGATGGAAATAtcttacctcgccagcaggacgctgcgatctgaatccgcggtcttc contains:
- the LOC125535435 gene encoding proline-rich receptor-like protein kinase PERK2, with the protein product MHEMAPSKPASALLLALAVLLAAAQPSSAIRVKPACSPVVIPSPPPPAASPPPPPTPVISNPPPSVPASPPPPTPVISNPPPSVPASPPPPTPVISNPPPSVPASPPPASPVISNPTPSVPASPPPATVSPATPPSQPTECLTPLMGLTPCMGYLTNTSVATPPAACCGAFKSLVDNAPICLCHGLNGDINKIMPAPMDFMRMMSLPGNCAVPLPMQTIAQCASKSS